In the genome of Streptacidiphilus rugosus AM-16, one region contains:
- a CDS encoding IS701 family transposase: MITETVAETWDRELDELFLTVGHRFRRVEARRRMRDYVRGLLAPVARKNSWQLAEQAGHRTPDGLQHLLAGAAWDPDEIRDDLQAFVAERLGEPDGVLILDDTGFVKKGTTSAGVQRQYSGTAGRTENCQIGVFAAYASVRGRALVDRELYLPKSWTEDRDRCRAARIPDEREFCTKGELAKRLVLRALGSDLPIAWVTADSAYGQEGRFRRLLEESGVGYVLAVPKSQFSLGGPRIDWLFAQAPDEAWERMSCGDGAKGPRVYDWAAIRLRAVAEYDYQGEVLVRARWAMARRSIAKPDEIAYYLAYAPPETTVTELVRIAGMRWAIEECFQAAKNECGLDQYEVRRYTGWMRHITLAMLAHAFLAAMAAAAASKGAAETVPAPWSTSPWRRSAGSWQLAAAVARVRHGARPALTR; this comes from the coding sequence GTGATCACCGAGACCGTCGCCGAGACGTGGGACCGCGAACTGGACGAACTCTTCTTGACCGTGGGACACCGCTTCCGTCGCGTCGAAGCGCGGCGCCGGATGCGGGACTACGTGCGCGGCCTGCTGGCTCCAGTCGCCAGGAAGAACAGCTGGCAGCTGGCCGAGCAGGCCGGTCACCGCACCCCCGACGGCTTGCAGCATCTGCTCGCCGGGGCCGCGTGGGACCCGGACGAGATCCGCGATGACCTGCAGGCATTTGTCGCCGAGCGGTTGGGCGAGCCTGACGGGGTACTGATCCTCGACGACACCGGCTTCGTGAAGAAGGGCACCACCTCCGCCGGGGTGCAGCGCCAGTACTCCGGCACCGCCGGCCGGACCGAGAACTGCCAGATCGGAGTGTTCGCCGCCTATGCCTCCGTCCGGGGCCGGGCCCTGGTCGACCGTGAGCTCTACCTGCCCAAGTCATGGACCGAAGACCGCGATCGCTGCCGTGCGGCGAGGATCCCCGACGAGCGGGAGTTCTGCACCAAGGGCGAGCTGGCGAAGCGGCTGGTGCTGCGGGCGCTGGGCTCCGATCTGCCCATCGCCTGGGTCACCGCGGACTCGGCCTATGGGCAGGAGGGACGCTTCCGCCGGCTGCTGGAGGAATCCGGTGTCGGCTACGTCCTGGCGGTGCCCAAGTCCCAGTTCAGCCTGGGCGGTCCCCGCATCGACTGGCTGTTCGCGCAGGCCCCGGACGAGGCCTGGGAGCGGATGTCGTGCGGTGACGGCGCCAAGGGCCCGCGCGTCTACGACTGGGCGGCGATCCGGCTGCGGGCCGTGGCGGAGTACGACTACCAGGGCGAGGTCCTGGTCCGAGCACGCTGGGCGATGGCCCGCCGCAGCATCGCCAAGCCGGACGAGATCGCCTACTACCTCGCCTACGCGCCGCCGGAGACCACCGTGACGGAGTTGGTGCGGATCGCGGGGATGCGGTGGGCGATCGAGGAGTGCTTCCAGGCCGCGAAGAACGAATGCGGTCTGGATCAGTACGAAGTCCGCCGTTACACCGGCTGGATGCGGCACATCACGCTCGCCATGCTCGCGCACGCGTTCTTGGCCGCGATGGCGGCCGCCGCGGCGTCAAAAGGGGCTGCAGAAACGGTTCCGGCACCCTGGTCGACCTCACCGTGGCGGAGATCCGCAGGCTCCTGGCAGTTGGCGGCGGCGGTGGCCCGTGTCCGCCACGGCGCTCGCCCCGCACTCACGCGCTGA